In one window of Borrelia anserina Es DNA:
- a CDS encoding foldase protein PrsA — translation MRRKGRQTKEVISKIDFNDKRVGIWGLLALILIVFGFIIAPLMPGLFDSTGSSNVKFGSYKGQAIYYEKDNKFAQYVNSYSRFYSKLKKDNNFDMEYFIWHLAFKKYIEDVAFLDLAKTNNFYVSKGMLNKNLMSSPVYLDSSGTFSPKRYNKISDYQKFKIHREAVENLLSSNMQIFLNSSFILPDSILNSIKRMNEVRKEIAYVVLSYQDFPKDEVISYANQKQKLFRSLDVVSIRFKNLRDASDAYGKLSKGVPFEEIAKFYSEDVANFKGIASSKKYYFDLDLMLEKKEDLAAIFALNMNEFTSPIKSRNGNEYEIYKVLSDIYYFDKDLEHDISSVRRYIETYEPNVIETFLENKLNAILAEINSGRPQQVFKKHKLELKEDVVNLAYNISIYPSTLKGLSVFVNSKDFYDVIFGLKEDQWSKPFLADRKVYLFYLRSSGKTSVSSDNLGEENHIFDSLYQANNKLVLDYILSKNNFKENFNDAFFSLQDFALKTSN, via the coding sequence ATGCGTAGAAAAGGAAGGCAAACAAAAGAAGTGATATCCAAAATTGATTTTAATGATAAAAGAGTTGGGATATGGGGGCTTTTAGCACTTATCTTAATTGTATTTGGATTTATTATTGCACCCTTAATGCCAGGTTTATTTGATAGTACTGGTTCATCTAATGTAAAGTTTGGATCTTATAAAGGACAAGCGATTTATTATGAAAAAGATAATAAATTTGCTCAATATGTTAATTCTTACTCAAGGTTTTATTCTAAGCTGAAAAAAGATAATAATTTTGATATGGAATATTTTATTTGGCACTTAGCTTTTAAAAAGTATATTGAAGATGTTGCTTTTCTTGATTTGGCAAAGACTAATAATTTTTATGTTTCAAAAGGTATGTTGAATAAAAATTTAATGAGTTCTCCTGTGTATTTGGACTCTAGCGGTACTTTTAGTCCCAAGAGATACAATAAAATTTCTGATTATCAGAAGTTTAAAATTCATCGTGAAGCAGTGGAGAATTTACTCTCTTCGAACATGCAAATTTTTTTAAATAGTAGCTTCATATTGCCAGATTCTATTTTGAACTCTATTAAGAGGATGAATGAAGTTAGAAAAGAGATTGCATATGTTGTGCTCTCATACCAGGATTTTCCGAAAGATGAGGTGATCTCTTATGCCAACCAGAAACAGAAATTATTTAGGAGTTTGGATGTTGTGTCTATTCGTTTTAAGAATTTAAGGGATGCTAGTGATGCTTATGGGAAATTGTCTAAGGGTGTGCCTTTTGAAGAGATTGCTAAATTTTATTCTGAGGATGTTGCTAATTTTAAAGGTATTGCTTCTTCTAAGAAATATTATTTTGATTTGGATCTTATGCTTGAGAAAAAGGAAGATCTTGCTGCAATTTTTGCTCTTAATATGAATGAATTTACAAGTCCCATTAAATCTAGGAATGGAAATGAATATGAGATATACAAGGTATTGAGTGATATTTATTATTTTGATAAGGATTTAGAACATGATATTAGTTCTGTTAGGAGGTATATAGAAACTTACGAACCAAATGTTATTGAGACGTTTCTTGAGAATAAGCTTAATGCTATTCTAGCTGAAATTAATTCTGGTAGACCGCAACAAGTTTTTAAGAAACATAAGTTGGAATTAAAAGAAGATGTTGTTAATCTTGCATATAATATAAGTATTTATCCTAGCACTTTAAAAGGGTTATCAGTTTTTGTCAATAGCAAGGATTTTTATGATGTCATTTTTGGTTTGAAAGAAGATCAGTGGTCTAAGCCCTTTTTAGCAGATCGCAAAGTTTATCTATTTTATTTGCGTTCAAGTGGTAAGACTTCTGTGAGTTCTGATAATTTAGGTGAGGAAAATCATATTTTTGATAGTCTTTATCAGGCAAATAATAAGTTAGTGTTAGATTATATTTTAAGTAAAAATAATTTTAAGGAAAATTTTAATGATGCATTCTTTTCTTTACAAGATTTTGCGTTAAAGACTAGCAATTAG
- a CDS encoding CheR family methyltransferase, producing MNNEFNIKINQEELIRLTKIIYNNFGINLTEKKKLLIESRLSSIIKAKNLNSFTEYINYLENQKNKISLIELVDKISTNHTYFFREPNHFKFLEEKLLPKMFKQMSQSGEKEIRIWSAGCSSGEEPYTIAMIVNEHIKSNQINCKAKILATDISITVLNEAKQGIYTEDRVKTLPKYLKIKYLNKITNDKFEVKDTLKGMIQFKKLNLINEFFPFNKKFDLIFCRNVMIYFDEKTRNKLTERFNQYLKDGSYLLIGHSETIKGNKNLEYIMPATYKKIR from the coding sequence ATGAATAACGAGTTTAATATAAAAATAAACCAAGAAGAACTAATTAGACTCACCAAAATAATTTATAATAATTTCGGTATTAATCTTACCGAGAAAAAAAAATTATTAATTGAAAGTCGACTATCATCGATAATCAAAGCAAAAAATTTAAATAGTTTTACAGAATATATTAATTACTTAGAAAATCAAAAAAACAAAATATCTTTAATAGAATTAGTGGACAAAATATCGACAAATCATACTTATTTTTTTAGAGAACCTAATCATTTTAAATTTCTAGAGGAAAAACTCTTACCCAAAATGTTTAAACAAATGTCTCAATCAGGAGAAAAAGAAATAAGAATATGGTCAGCCGGATGCTCAAGTGGAGAAGAACCATATACAATTGCAATGATAGTAAATGAACATATAAAAAGCAATCAAATTAATTGCAAAGCAAAAATCCTAGCAACAGATATCTCAATTACCGTTCTTAATGAAGCTAAACAAGGAATCTATACTGAAGATCGAGTAAAGACACTCCCAAAATATTTAAAAATCAAATATTTGAACAAAATCACAAACGACAAATTTGAAGTCAAAGATACACTTAAAGGAATGATTCAATTTAAAAAATTAAACTTAATAAATGAATTTTTTCCTTTCAATAAAAAATTTGACTTGATCTTTTGCAGAAACGTAATGATTTATTTCGATGAAAAAACTAGAAATAAACTCACTGAAAGATTTAATCAGTATTTAAAAGATGGTTCTTACTTACTTATTGGTCATTCAGAAACAATTAAAGGCAATAAAAACCTAGAGTACATCATGCCAGCAACATATAAAAAAATCAGATAA
- the phoU gene encoding phosphate signaling complex protein PhoU, whose product MIRRKLTKQLEVIKDYLWDMKECVLKIIENSLIALESRDKNLAKKIINEDEKMIDDYQYDIEDLCGRIIATEHPVATELREILAIIKIINSLERIADHSTKIVKVALLLESNVEDFFSVDTYQKPLREMADTAKDMLANIFDAYFDGDFVKILKIVKYDNIIDKLFLKQKTVVIDAMKNNPENLDYLLNILFLNSFLERVGDHVATIGELLYFVKVGEKVNLT is encoded by the coding sequence ATGATTAGGCGTAAACTTACTAAACAACTTGAAGTGATTAAAGATTATCTTTGGGATATGAAGGAATGTGTTCTTAAAATAATTGAAAATTCTTTAATAGCTTTGGAATCTAGAGACAAAAATTTGGCTAAAAAGATTATCAATGAAGATGAAAAAATGATAGACGATTATCAATATGATATTGAGGATCTGTGTGGACGCATAATTGCTACTGAACATCCTGTTGCTACTGAACTTAGAGAAATTTTGGCGATTATTAAGATAATTAACTCCCTTGAACGTATTGCAGATCATTCTACTAAAATTGTAAAGGTTGCACTCCTTTTAGAATCTAATGTAGAAGATTTTTTTTCAGTTGATACTTATCAAAAGCCTTTAAGAGAAATGGCTGATACAGCAAAAGATATGCTTGCAAATATTTTTGATGCTTACTTTGATGGAGATTTTGTTAAAATACTTAAAATAGTAAAGTATGATAATATTATAGATAAATTATTTTTGAAACAAAAGACAGTTGTGATTGATGCAATGAAAAATAATCCAGAGAATTTGGATTATCTTTTAAATATACTATTTTTAAATAGTTTTTTAGAAAGAGTTGGAGACCATGTTGCAACTATAGGTGAGTTACTTTATTTTGTTAAAGTGGGAGAAAAAGTAAATCTAACTTAA
- a CDS encoding AAA family ATPase, whose protein sequence is MFLEKIELLGFKSFVKIQELRLNSSLNFIVGPNGCGKSNLLDAIRFCIGEDNLNVLRVKYITDLISASKSGEANFAEVTLFFNNEDLSVSDFRDRFYIRRRLYKDGTSEYFLNEDTLNLKSYMSLINKLRLKNSPYMFINQGKIERISSSGNVNLKTLVEEASGIDMLRVEEEQAYKKLEKSKENLNSLWTLRNELNEKYEKIRNDFLLKDKYQKLKRDLEEFEKELRLKKLFNINFELNELKSKLDIKDIDKILSLNSFSIESVREKLEFYSFREKNVIKNIEVIKKEIETLKSKLLEMDIKIQKLEHDRKGKLNLINILISNKAQIESVRVSVNEELMKLNNSLQSKKRDFFALTDEINRYTRSFFELIDLVLSISKESNMEEFELLKKNILNSLKLFEDTLSIKYIKEIRENLLKYIVKEDRLLNLLKEKIEPIFEQNVDLRKFLLSKNSSKTSLAKEITTIEALVSDKTAKLNEILGEIEYTELSRLKNEDEIKLIDSNLKFLFETRDELRERLNNLDLKLGELSLEKSDINVNLDKFLSEAKGSELVSSNEINSLNLLNAFKNSSYYEYMKKQAEYDILFNSSLDIEDDIKNFILVNKNLEKFELTEDMAKIDALQKEINMIENNNYVFFNVEREYNEIKEKVEKINLQIDDLNLTKESLNKLRRRIKREIDKRFNDAFVEVNNHFIYFFNRIFKGNGSLFYSKDSGDIEIKIDFKDKLTKGNKMFSGGEHSLISIAFLFALYYYSPASFCVLDEIDASLDFENSNKLSVFLKELGQRVQLLIITHNMYVAQRSENLIGITSDNGESVIFNI, encoded by the coding sequence TTGTTTTTAGAGAAAATAGAACTTTTGGGTTTTAAATCTTTTGTTAAAATTCAGGAACTCAGATTAAATAGTAGTTTAAATTTTATTGTTGGGCCTAATGGTTGTGGTAAGAGTAATTTGTTGGATGCAATACGTTTTTGTATAGGGGAAGATAATTTAAATGTTCTAAGAGTTAAATATATTACAGATTTGATTTCTGCCTCAAAGTCTGGAGAAGCAAATTTTGCTGAAGTGACTCTTTTCTTTAATAATGAAGATTTATCTGTTAGTGATTTTAGAGATAGGTTTTACATTAGGAGGAGACTTTATAAAGATGGTACAAGTGAATATTTTTTGAATGAAGATACTTTAAATCTTAAAAGTTATATGAGTCTTATAAACAAATTGAGATTGAAGAATTCGCCTTATATGTTTATTAATCAGGGTAAAATTGAAAGGATTTCTTCAAGTGGAAATGTTAATTTGAAGACTCTGGTAGAAGAGGCAAGTGGAATAGATATGCTTAGGGTTGAAGAAGAGCAGGCATATAAAAAGTTAGAAAAGTCCAAAGAGAATTTAAATTCTCTTTGGACTTTAAGAAACGAGCTGAATGAGAAATATGAAAAAATTAGGAATGATTTTTTGCTTAAAGATAAGTATCAAAAATTAAAGCGCGATTTGGAAGAGTTTGAAAAGGAGTTAAGATTAAAAAAACTTTTTAATATCAATTTTGAGTTGAATGAACTTAAGAGTAAGTTGGATATTAAGGATATAGATAAGATATTATCTTTAAATAGCTTTTCCATTGAAAGTGTTAGGGAAAAGTTAGAGTTTTATTCTTTTAGGGAGAAAAATGTTATTAAAAATATTGAAGTAATTAAAAAGGAAATTGAAACCTTAAAATCCAAATTGCTTGAAATGGATATCAAGATTCAAAAATTAGAGCATGATAGAAAAGGAAAATTGAACTTGATAAACATCCTTATTAGTAATAAGGCACAAATTGAATCAGTAAGGGTCAGCGTAAATGAGGAACTAATGAAGTTGAATAATTCTCTTCAGTCTAAGAAGAGAGATTTTTTTGCTCTTACTGATGAAATAAATAGGTATACTAGGAGTTTTTTTGAACTTATTGATTTAGTTTTATCAATTTCTAAGGAGAGTAATATGGAGGAATTTGAATTATTAAAGAAGAATATTTTAAATTCCTTAAAACTTTTTGAAGACACCTTAAGCATAAAGTATATTAAAGAGATTAGGGAAAATTTACTTAAATATATAGTCAAGGAAGATAGGCTTTTAAATTTATTGAAAGAAAAAATTGAACCTATTTTTGAACAAAATGTTGATTTAAGGAAATTTTTGCTTTCAAAGAATAGTTCTAAGACTAGTCTTGCAAAGGAAATAACTACTATTGAGGCTTTAGTATCTGATAAAACGGCAAAGTTAAATGAGATATTAGGTGAAATTGAATATACAGAACTCTCTAGGCTTAAAAATGAAGATGAGATTAAGTTAATAGATAGTAATTTGAAATTTTTATTTGAAACTAGAGATGAACTTAGAGAAAGACTGAATAATTTGGACTTAAAACTGGGCGAATTAAGTCTGGAAAAGAGTGATATTAATGTTAATTTGGACAAATTTTTAAGTGAAGCTAAAGGTAGTGAATTGGTTTCTAGTAACGAGATTAACTCTTTAAATTTGTTAAATGCTTTTAAAAATTCATCTTACTATGAATATATGAAAAAACAGGCAGAATATGATATTTTATTCAATTCTAGCTTAGATATTGAAGATGATATAAAGAATTTTATTCTTGTTAATAAGAATTTGGAAAAATTTGAACTTACAGAGGATATGGCAAAAATAGATGCTTTACAAAAAGAAATTAATATGATTGAAAATAATAATTATGTTTTCTTTAATGTTGAGAGAGAATATAATGAGATAAAAGAAAAAGTTGAGAAAATAAATTTGCAAATAGATGACTTGAATTTGACTAAGGAATCTCTAAATAAGCTTAGGAGAAGAATAAAGAGGGAAATTGATAAGAGATTTAATGACGCTTTTGTTGAAGTTAATAATCATTTTATTTATTTTTTTAATCGAATATTTAAGGGCAATGGGAGTCTTTTTTATAGTAAGGATTCAGGTGATATAGAGATCAAAATAGACTTTAAAGATAAGTTAACTAAGGGAAATAAAATGTTCTCGGGGGGAGAACATTCTTTAATTAGTATAGCATTTTTGTTTGCTTTGTATTATTATTCACCAGCTTCATTTTGTGTGCTTGATGAAATAGATGCTTCCCTTGATTTTGAAAATAGTAATAAGCTGTCTGTATTTCTAAAGGAGCTTGGTCAAAGAGTTCAGTTGTTGATAATAACTCATAATATGTATGTTGCTCAAAGGAGTGAAAATTTAATAGGTATTACTAGTGATAATGGAGAAAGTGTAATATTTAATATATAA
- a CDS encoding ribonuclease HII, giving the protein MICGIDEVGRGCIFGPVLSAAVIFKGKPNFLNELDDSKKLNKSKREYLSSLILANSYYEFAKISNEIIDKINIHQASLLAMKIAYEKLNIECNLVLVDGKFIPKIKAKKIQAIIKGDSLINEIKAASIIAKVQRDKLMDEYDKIYPLYALKKNKGYPTKEHKEAIKKYGISNLHRKSFKLI; this is encoded by the coding sequence ATGATTTGTGGAATTGATGAAGTCGGTCGAGGTTGTATCTTCGGACCTGTACTAAGTGCAGCTGTTATTTTTAAAGGGAAACCTAACTTTTTAAATGAATTAGATGATTCAAAAAAACTCAATAAATCAAAAAGAGAATATCTATCATCACTAATACTTGCAAATTCATATTACGAGTTTGCAAAAATATCTAATGAAATTATCGATAAAATCAATATCCATCAGGCTTCACTTCTTGCGATGAAAATTGCATATGAAAAATTAAATATAGAATGCAACTTGGTACTTGTGGACGGCAAATTTATCCCAAAAATAAAAGCTAAAAAGATCCAAGCAATAATTAAAGGAGATTCTTTGATAAATGAAATAAAAGCAGCATCAATCATTGCAAAAGTACAAAGAGACAAATTGATGGATGAATACGATAAAATTTATCCTCTATATGCACTTAAAAAAAACAAAGGATATCCAACAAAAGAACACAAAGAAGCAATAAAAAAATATGGAATTTCAAATCTGCATAGAAAAAGCTTTAAACTAATTTGA
- a CDS encoding queuosine precursor transporter, translating into MNNEILWCIMLICTYSILIIIYKLFGKKGLFTWVTSSVIIANIQVLKQITIFGLNATLGNIIYASSYVATDILSELYGRKSSKKAVYMGFISFLSFAFITNIQLYFSTSNSDIYLKNLESIFSSIPILLAASIIAYIISQLNDIYLFQFIKDKFPKFLFIRSNGSTLVSELIDTIIFVSITTYFNIFPKEAYMDIIITTYLIKGLAGILGTPFIYIAKYIHQNKKNSTY; encoded by the coding sequence TTGAATAACGAAATTTTATGGTGCATCATGTTAATTTGTACCTATTCAATTTTAATTATTATATACAAACTTTTTGGAAAAAAAGGACTATTCACATGGGTAACATCATCTGTAATAATTGCAAACATTCAAGTTTTAAAGCAAATCACAATATTTGGACTTAATGCCACCCTTGGAAATATTATCTATGCATCATCATATGTTGCAACAGACATTTTATCAGAACTCTATGGTCGCAAAAGTTCAAAAAAAGCAGTTTATATGGGATTTATAAGCTTCTTAAGTTTTGCATTCATAACAAATATTCAACTTTATTTTTCAACAAGTAATTCTGATATATATCTAAAAAACCTAGAAAGCATTTTTTCTTCGATTCCAATTTTATTAGCTGCATCAATTATTGCATACATAATATCTCAATTAAATGACATATACCTATTTCAATTTATTAAAGATAAATTTCCAAAATTCCTATTTATAAGAAGCAACGGATCAACATTAGTAAGCGAGCTAATAGACACAATAATTTTTGTAAGCATCACAACTTATTTTAATATATTCCCAAAAGAAGCTTATATGGATATCATAATCACCACATATCTAATTAAAGGACTTGCTGGGATTTTAGGAACTCCATTCATTTATATTGCAAAATATATTCATCAAAATAAAAAAAATTCAACATACTAG
- a CDS encoding VUT family protein: MTILSNLIILKKVFILEHQINLSGITFLSILCSLNLITEKYNDKLAIKSITLNMFIHITFVIMTYFTLHFQQNEFDTSNIHLKVLFYNISYISIIFTGTYIIFLCNYVNIKIYSTLKKKNISNKWINHNVSRLCSSFIAYVLANISMHTISQLYLGTNINVVESSWIFTIVIMVIDTFIYYFLNVIKVKQTWILQ; this comes from the coding sequence ATGACAATACTTTCAAATCTTATTATATTGAAAAAAGTATTTATATTAGAACATCAAATAAATCTATCAGGAATAACATTCCTCTCAATTCTTTGTTCATTAAATTTGATTACAGAAAAATACAATGATAAATTAGCAATAAAGTCTATAACATTAAATATGTTTATTCATATAACTTTTGTAATCATGACGTATTTTACATTACATTTTCAACAAAACGAATTTGACACTTCTAACATACACTTAAAAGTATTGTTCTACAATATTTCCTATATTTCAATAATTTTCACCGGAACATATATTATATTTTTATGTAATTACGTTAATATAAAAATATATTCTACGCTCAAGAAGAAGAATATAAGTAATAAATGGATAAATCATAACGTGTCAAGATTATGCTCCTCATTTATAGCTTATGTATTAGCTAACATCTCAATGCATACGATATCACAATTATACCTTGGAACTAACATCAATGTGGTAGAAAGCTCATGGATTTTTACCATTGTAATCATGGTAATTGATACTTTCATCTATTACTTCTTAAATGTTATAAAAGTTAAACAAACTTGGATTCTTCAATAG
- a CDS encoding TrmH family RNA methyltransferase, which produces MINNISKKVEILSKFITQRRQKRIDEVLDNRTNYLTLVLEDIFQSQNASATMRTIEILGLSNIHIIEANNKYVLDPGVVLGASKWINIIKYKCVKTAFDCLKSNGYKLVATSFDNKAISLEDFPIDTKMAIFFGTELTGLSNTVLENADLHLKIPMYGFTKSYNLSVAVAIVFYFLISRLRKSSIKYLLNEDEKLILKLDYYRKMVKGYHAIEESKFV; this is translated from the coding sequence ATGATCAATAACATATCTAAGAAAGTAGAAATTTTATCTAAATTTATTACTCAAAGGCGGCAAAAAAGAATAGATGAGGTGTTAGATAATCGTACAAATTATTTGACACTTGTACTTGAAGATATTTTTCAATCTCAAAATGCAAGTGCTACAATGCGTACAATTGAAATTTTGGGACTTAGTAATATTCATATTATTGAGGCTAATAATAAATATGTTTTAGATCCAGGTGTTGTTCTTGGAGCTTCAAAATGGATCAATATAATCAAATATAAATGTGTTAAGACTGCTTTTGATTGCCTGAAAAGTAATGGGTATAAATTAGTAGCTACATCCTTTGATAATAAAGCTATATCTCTTGAAGATTTTCCTATCGATACTAAAATGGCAATATTTTTTGGGACAGAATTAACAGGACTTAGTAATACGGTTTTAGAAAATGCTGATTTGCATTTAAAAATCCCAATGTATGGCTTTACGAAAAGCTATAATCTTTCTGTAGCTGTTGCAATAGTCTTTTATTTTTTGATTAGTCGTTTAAGAAAAAGTTCTATTAAGTACTTGTTAAATGAGGATGAGAAACTTATTTTGAAACTTGATTATTATAGGAAAATGGTAAAAGGATATCATGCTATTGAAGAATCCAAGTTTGTTTAA
- the ung gene encoding uracil-DNA glycosylase, with protein sequence MEVKIEKSWKEMLKDEFCKGYFKRLVNFIKKEYKTKKDQIFPPPRLIFNAFDSLPFKDIKVVILGQDPYHGRKQANGLAFSVNSDIKIPPSLQNIFKEIERSLKIKTIPNGDLKRWATQGVFLLNSILTVEEGRPSSHKDIGWEIFTNEVIKIISKNLNNVVFMLWGNFARGKKELIDKSKHLILETSHPSPYSAHNGFLGSNHFRETLKYLKEHNKTHIDFQ encoded by the coding sequence GTGGAAGTAAAGATTGAAAAGTCTTGGAAAGAAATGTTAAAAGACGAATTTTGCAAAGGATATTTCAAAAGACTTGTAAACTTTATCAAAAAAGAATATAAGACCAAAAAGGATCAAATATTTCCACCCCCAAGGTTAATATTCAATGCATTTGATTCTTTACCATTCAAAGACATAAAAGTAGTAATACTCGGTCAAGATCCATATCACGGAAGAAAACAAGCTAACGGCTTAGCCTTTTCTGTTAACTCAGATATCAAAATACCGCCGTCACTACAAAACATTTTCAAGGAAATAGAGAGAAGTTTAAAAATCAAAACTATTCCAAATGGAGACCTAAAACGATGGGCAACACAAGGTGTATTTTTATTAAATTCAATACTAACAGTAGAAGAAGGCCGTCCATCATCTCACAAAGATATTGGTTGGGAAATTTTTACAAACGAAGTAATAAAAATCATTTCAAAAAATCTAAACAATGTTGTATTTATGTTATGGGGTAATTTTGCAAGAGGAAAGAAAGAATTAATAGATAAATCAAAGCATTTAATTCTCGAAACAAGCCACCCGTCTCCCTATTCTGCACATAATGGATTTCTAGGTTCAAATCATTTTAGAGAAACTTTAAAATATTTAAAAGAACACAACAAAACACACATAGATTTCCAATAG
- the secG gene encoding preprotein translocase subunit SecG — MELIKFLIFVFFIITSFIIILLVLFQDDQGDGIGGVFGGGSSSIFGAKSSSVAIKITSFFIILFFIFVIALSFINTKRVDDSLLKDVKVNEEGSTFWDDDSNENKVINEEISDKEKK, encoded by the coding sequence TTGGAGTTAATTAAGTTTTTAATATTTGTATTTTTTATTATTACTTCATTTATAATTATTTTGTTAGTGTTATTTCAAGATGACCAGGGTGATGGTATTGGAGGAGTATTTGGAGGTGGTAGTTCTTCTATTTTTGGAGCTAAGTCTTCAAGTGTTGCTATAAAAATTACATCATTTTTTATAATACTTTTTTTTATTTTTGTGATAGCATTATCTTTTATTAACACTAAACGAGTTGATGACAGTTTATTAAAAGATGTTAAGGTCAATGAAGAAGGTTCAACGTTTTGGGATGATGATTCAAATGAAAATAAAGTTATTAATGAAGAGATTTCAGATAAGGAAAAAAAATGA
- the tpiA gene encoding triose-phosphate isomerase: MRKIFLAGNWKMHYTSIEAAGVAKQIVDGVRNIKDDIVVMITPTFTSLYKVSEITKGSNVLLGAQNMSYEDSGARTSEISPSMLLEFGVDYVILGHSECRTYLGDTDEVVNKKVLAGLKYPFKYLILCIGETLEERENNKTLDIVLNQVRRGLDSVSESDLKRIILAYEPVWAIGTGKTATKEEAQEVHRAIRLEIEALYSRSAADNIIIQYGGSVNVYNIERLMGEDDIDGALIGGASLKADSFLSIINKVAK; this comes from the coding sequence ATGAGAAAGATTTTTTTAGCGGGAAATTGGAAAATGCACTATACAAGTATAGAAGCTGCTGGTGTTGCTAAACAAATTGTAGATGGGGTGCGAAATATTAAAGATGATATTGTGGTTATGATAACACCTACGTTTACATCTCTTTATAAGGTTTCTGAAATTACTAAAGGAAGTAATGTTCTTCTTGGTGCGCAAAATATGTCTTATGAGGATAGTGGAGCAAGAACAAGTGAAATTTCACCTTCTATGCTTTTGGAATTTGGGGTTGATTATGTGATACTTGGTCATTCTGAATGTAGGACTTATCTTGGAGATACTGATGAAGTGGTAAATAAAAAGGTTCTTGCGGGACTTAAATATCCATTTAAATACTTGATCCTTTGTATTGGAGAAACTCTTGAGGAAAGGGAAAATAATAAGACTTTAGATATTGTTTTAAATCAGGTTAGAAGAGGATTGGATTCTGTATCTGAATCTGATCTTAAACGGATAATTTTAGCTTATGAACCTGTATGGGCAATTGGAACTGGAAAAACGGCAACAAAAGAAGAGGCACAGGAGGTTCACAGAGCAATTAGGCTTGAGATTGAAGCATTGTATTCAAGATCGGCAGCAGATAATATTATTATTCAGTATGGTGGTTCTGTTAATGTTTATAATATAGAGAGACTTATGGGAGAAGATGACATTGATGGAGCATTGATTGGTGGCGCATCTTTAAAGGCCGATTCATTTTTAAGTATAATTAATAAGGTGGCCAAATAG